DNA from Danio aesculapii chromosome 10, fDanAes4.1, whole genome shotgun sequence:
tttgtgtgtttacatagatgaatatggccactgtgtaaatacacagtagagttacgatcttattgccacattagatcattatgataacataatatatgccttcagggaTATAatgaagataaacaccaaaaaatagcacaactggaataactacagcagttgccatCGTCTGATCGCACATGAAGCATGAgattgcaatgacatatgatgacatatgtgcaggtgctgtagtgctgtcccaattcttaggggtaaatccTAAGCCCTTAAAGCCCTTCCCTTTAACCCTtagttgtaagggccaaggggaaggggtaggggtacaaaaatagaattgggattgagccaaAGTGTCATTCTCCGAGTATGATAGAGTTTAATAATGTTAGTCAAAAAGAGGACTTAGAGAAAGtttgacttaacatgtaataACTTACAATTTTACAAGctcacagaaaataataaattaaaaatccacAGGCTATGGTGCACTACATACTGCtgacatacagacacacacacagtgtttgtGATGTGAAGGATTTACTCTCTGTTAGGATTGATTTCCCCAAAAAAGAATAAGAAAATTCCATTTTCATTCTTGGGttaagtatattttaataaatgaacaattaaacaaCACAAGAAACACATTTGCGTTCCAATATACTGTTCCGCTAAGTATCAAAAAAGTATTTATATCATTACGCAGCATCAGAATGGGCGGTAGATGGGCTGGTCAGTCTGATCCAGACACTGTATAAATGAAAGGACAGAAAGGAGAGCAGAACAAACTCTTAACAGGAGGAGACTCACTCATGGCCTATAAGACTGCAGGACAAGGCAGTTCTAGCAAAGTGGTTGGTAAAGTTCAGTGAATTTACCTAAAAATGGTCTTAAAACTGAGCCCTGAGGCACCTGTGACCTGGACATCTCACTCACATCTCCGAAATATGACTAGCCTACCTTaaccaatagccttgtggttaagtGCGCTAACACATAGCATGCCAATggcgacccaagtttgattcctgACTCAAGGACCTTTGCCagtcctctctctgctccccacacattCCTGTCTCAACTTTTCTCAATCCTGTTCAATATAAAGGTTAAAACCCCctaaacatattaattaaatgaacttCCTGACAAGTAAGAACTGAACCACAGGAGTACAGTTCCTGGGAAGTCAAAAACTGTAGACATATCCATCATGGTGAGCACTGAGGATTTAGTGattcgtttttgcgattgttttagaactttcaaTTCAGTTGCCCAGAGAATGACTAGTAATAATAAAccgcagaaaacagtcaaactgcttgctctacaaacaagtgtgttcatgactatataaaaagttgaataatataataagaaaatattcatGTGCAACATCAAGAAGTTTAACAAGCtgcttttaacatctaaaaatggaAAAGAATGAGACTAGAAGTCCCGAGCCAAAAAGATTTCAATGGCTTTATACTGCTATTGAGAGGTTTTCTACACCTTTGACACTCATCAGACCACCATCAGCAGAGAGCAGAGAGAGCATACTGACTGACTGCTCAGCTTCAAGTCAAAAGAGTACATGCCATCTTCCTCCTCATCTAAGCAATCAAATACACAATGTTCACAATGAAATGGTGGTACAGAATCTAAAAAGGGTTAAAACAAAGGCCTATGTATTGGACAAAATCCAATCaatcttttaaataattaattaattcttcaTAATGCAGCACCAAATAACCAGATTTTCTAATATAGCTTTGTGTGGTCATATTTTAATTActcttttattaatatatatggaATTTCTATTGCATGTACATTACATTAATTGCAAAAACATGCTAAATTTTATCTCATCAAAATAAACTCCCTGTCCTTTCAGCACAATGCAGCATCAGTGtattgcatgtgtttgtttcACACCCAAAAGTTCACAAGAGGATTGTCACAAAACTGGTGCTAACAGGGCTCACAGGATTATGTTTCTGTGACATAGCAAATAGACAAACACGCGGATATCCCAAGATGATTCGTTTCTGTGCAAAGTTAGCAAACAAGTTGTCCAAATTAACAAAGGTGCCATGTCACTGTCTGAATGACAGGTCAGTCAGGCCTCAGATCTTAGAGAAATTTGGGCCCTTTAACAGAGGCAAAGAACATTGGACATACATgccacaataataaaatatatatatagaataaaatatatatatatataaaatagaatataTCAAACCAATTTTCAAACCAACATTAAACCAATTCATTTGATAACCAATTTCAAACCAATTTTGTAGACCCAAATGGCAAGCCTTTATATCCACTTGCatatcatttaattaataaatgtcttACCTtcgaaattaaagggatagtccacccagaaatgaaaatcttctccaaatgaagatattttgaagaaagcagaaaacctgTAAGAATTtatttcaatagtatttgtttttcctactatgtagggcaatggttacaggttctcaGTATTGTTCAAAAATTGTTTGTGCTCAAGAGAATAGAGAATCTCACAAAGGTTTCAGACCATTTGAGGGCAAGTAtgagttcatttttatttttgtgtgaactatccttttaacttaATTCTGTGTTTGTGCTCTTTCTATATGTGACCTTTCAGCTTGATGTTCTGCTCATTTCTACTGTCTGTGGCTTTGCTTATTGGTAAACCTCTACATTTGACTAACTGTCTTTTTGACCGACAAACAGATTATAAGACACATAAATAGCTACACAATGCCTTTAGGACACACAATCCACTCTAATGATATATCATtcgttaattttcttttcagcttaatccctttattaatcaggggtcgccacagcggaatgaacctgaaaacttatccagcatatgttttacacagtggatgcccttccagctgcaatccattactgggaaacacccatacacactcattcacaacggaaaatttagtttattcaattctaataatatttataaaaaaatatttaaacaacataCTGGCAGTTCAAATACTATTATGGTGCTTTCAAAGAGATCTGTTAGTACTTCAAAGTTACTCTGTGTGACTGGTTTACAATCATCTAAGAGTTGCATCACTaagaatttgtttatttattaatattgtttatttacttttttatagcTACCTTCATTAGGCATATAGAAAATAATTAGCCCATTATTACACCCATTCTGAATCTGAATTAAGGATAAACTGTGCCGATGTAACTGTGATATTTACAGCAAACATTTTATCTTAAGGGTACCTAACATCCTAAATTCACTACAAAGATGGAATCCAATAACTCTTAGTTTGCTCCCACTAAAGATTTAAAGAAAGATGTAGgggtaaaaaaataacattacgaGCATTTTCAACAACATCAATTCACAGCCAGTCACAGTAAGATGATATAAATCTATTTTAATGAACTATGATTTATGATTATAAAGACTATAATTTTATAATCATTCTAATGTATCAATTATTCTAATGAAATTTGTGTGCATCCATCAAAGCAAAAGTtgggaaaataaaatatttttatcattatgcAGCATCAGAATGGGTGGGAAAAGGGTGGGATAATTTGACCCAGACACTATAAATGAAAGGGCAGAAAGGAGAGCAGAACAAACTCCTAACAGGAGGAGACTCACTCATGGCCTATGAGACAGAGGATCAGGAGACTCAATACTGCTTTCCTGCCATTAACTCATCATGTGTCAAGGGGAAACGTtccaaacatgaatataatatCTTTTACCTATTTGTATTGTTACTGTCAGCATGGACTGTGTTTCTGAACCTGCTggtgatcatctccatctctcacttcaaGAAGCTTCACACTCCAACCAACCTGCTCATTCTCTCTCTGGCTGTGGCTGATTTGTTTGTTGGACTTATTGTGATACCAACTGAGGGTATCAAGCAAATTGAGACATGTTGGTACTTTGGAGACACTTACTGTGGACTGTTTGTAATTATTGTTAGGTTGCTCCTTTCTACATCTCttagtaatttagttttaattgctGTTGATCGTTATATGGCTGTGTGTTATTCCTTACAGTACCCACAAAGAATAACCAAAACTAAAACCGTAATAAGCATCTGTCTTTGTTGGTTTTGTTGTTCAGTTTACAATATTTGGTATGTCATTGGTAACGGGTATTTTAGCATATCTAACAAAACACTGTGTTATGGCCAGTGCATGGTTTTGATCACTCCAACTTGGAGATTcattgatttaatattttccttCCTTTTTCCTTGTACTGTGATCATCACTGCATAT
Protein-coding regions in this window:
- the LOC130235752 gene encoding trace amine-associated receptor 13c-like, producing MKGQKGEQNKLLTGGDSLMAYETEDQETQYCFPAINSSCVKGKRSKHEYNIFYLFVLLLSAWTVFLNLLVIISISHFKKLHTPTNLLILSLAVADLFVGLIVIPTEGIKQIETCWYFGDTYCGLFVIIVRLLLSTSLSNLVLIAVDRYMAVCYSLQYPQRITKTKTVISICLCWFCCSVYNIWYVIGNGYFSISNKTLCYGQCMVLITPTWRFIDLIFSFLFPCTVIITAYVRIFYVVQKQVKVINSQINGVKCVVEVSIKRKSESKAALTLGIIVTAYLLCWIPFYICSLTKITTITSTTMTLLVWTFHLNSGLNPIVYALFYRWFKISIKHIVTLRIFQPASSLMDIFTDSHS